Within the Plectropomus leopardus isolate mb chromosome 15, YSFRI_Pleo_2.0, whole genome shotgun sequence genome, the region AATAGAGTGGCAGGGTCAGTCCATGgagaaaacatacacacaaatatgacATTTCAGTTGGAGAAAGATCCTATCTCTCCAAGAACAACCTTTATTGGATCTAAGATGCTTTTCCCaactatacattttaaaacaatatgagTATATTTAATTGGGATTTACggtctgaaaaatgtcagtgtcaaGAACCTATTAATTATATCACCTTACATTTACTcattaaaccaaacaaaaagaGCTGTTTTcaagagaaatgaaagaaagattGTCAAAATGACCAACTAACATGTTTCACATTCAACAATCCCATTATGTTTgcatatacagtaaatattggttattttttctccatccatccattctcACCTTCCACTCGAGACTCCAGATATTTGTTGAGCTCAGCGTCTTTCCTCACAGCTTCCTCCGACACTTTGGGAGCGTTGGgcaaacacactaacacaacACTCATGTTATCCCGACTCCCCTGAGATGGACGGGAGGAGAGAGCAGCGAAGAAAGAGCAGGTAAGAAAATGAGTTATTGTGTATGGCTGgactggaatatatatatatatatatatatatatatatatatatatatatatatatatgaggtTAAACATTCCAGTGACAAAATAGCATTTATAACATTttgagcaaaaacacacaaaggtcatgctttaaaaacaaatttgtacACACCTTGTGCAGGCAGGTGTCCACCACTTCATTGCAGACTCTCTCTAGGTCATCAGTCACCTCAAGCCTAGACTTCACAAACTCACACAGCTCCTCATTGGACATGACATCCCAGATGCCATCACATGCCAAGATCACAAACTGATCCTGTTCCGGGGCCCGAACCATCTCAAACACTTCTGGTTCGGGGCTAACCAACTGCTCTGTGGGGCCCTTCCCATCCACACACTTATAATCATAGTCCCCCAAGGCCCTGGATACAGCCAGTGACCCGTTAACCCTCTGAATCATCACCGAGCCGCCAGCATTCTGGATACGCTCTCTCTCACGTGGGTTGCAAGGCTTGTGGTCAAGCGTGGAGAAGCACACTTGTGAATTGCGGTATAAAACACCTCGAGAATCACCACAGTTgatgaagaagaaatgatcTGGCGACAGAGGATTCCCACTGCTGTGGAGCCACTACGGTCCATGCCATTTCGAAAGTCAGAGAAGTTGCGCATGTGCTCATCGATCCTCAGGAAGCCTGTCCGGATCCCAGCTTTCACAGCCTCCACTGTAGGAGGAACCAGTGCTGATTGGTCGCTGCTGGAGCTGTCTGAGCCAGCCTGGGAGCCCTGGGTTCCTCCGCCCCCTAAACTAGCACTTATTATATGTTCCAGAAGATGCTTAGAGCAGTAGTTGGCAACCCTTGAGCCAGCGTGACCATCGTACACGGCAAAAAAGGACCAGTCAGTCATGCCAGGAGCAGGAAGTCCCAACACAGCGGTGTGAGCGTCCTCCATCTCTACCCGCCAGCCCTGCATGGAGCTGAGCCCATAGCGGAGGCCATTGCCCTCTGCGTGTGAGTTGTGCTTCTCCGTCCTGGGCTTGTCCAGGAACGCACCCATGGCTCTTCCCTAGTGAGAGACCCACTGCTACCTGAGCGggagaaaaaacagacagacacaggacaaaaaaaagaaagaaaaccagaCAGTGAATTCAAATCAGCAGTTGAGGAAATGTTATACGAATCATCCaagttaaaacataaaattagcacaaaactGACTTTTAAATAAGCAGCACAAACATGGTTGATACATCATCTGCAGACATCTGAACTAGGGATGATGACAAGTACTTGATCAATTTTTTGCAAACTACTGTTTGAAATATGCatagtttttatgttattttcaagTAATGATTAGTCGATCCCGAATTTAACCAATAatcgattaaggaaagtgcttatgATTAACCATAATCAGAATTATGATCAGCTGTGTTTCTTAATGTTCAGCCTTTTGCCAGTTTACAACTGTTTGACAACTGCAAGACAACACACATGTTCATTTTGCTGTGTGTGGATTACAAGGCTCAGACTCGGATGGAAATAAATATCTCCCAAATTGAACGTTTTTTTATAATGCAgcgggaaaaaaataaacattacaaCACCAACTCTTTAACattcaattaaaagaaaaacatatttagtaTACTTAATTGTGTAAAACTTACTGTGTAGGCCTATATTCTGTcaaatatcatttaaaatgcatgtttttccgGAAATAAATTCTGCCTACGTAGCTGCGTGGTCAGTAATGTTAAGTGATTGTACCGAATGAAAAGATCTACAAAAGTGTGTCTGCTTCATGACTCAgatacatatactgtacatttcataACATAGACTGCCAAGATTTCATTATCCAGTTGTTGAATCACCTTGTGAACATAAATTAGCCTTCCACTTACAGTTTCAATGGTTATGACTCTTCAGCGAACAAACAGAGATTCAAGATTTCAAATGAATCTTCAAGGGTCTGAAAATGTGACCCCTGCAAAGATACCTGGACTCCTGGAGCTATtaagcatgtgtgtttttcttgaaCTGTTCACTTAATATTtctaaagaaatatttaaatcaaacacTGGTCATTGCTCATCAAATCCAGAAATAGCACAGCCACTTCTGTTTACTGAGAAGTGAGCTTAAAAGCTTCTTTGGCCAGCCAGAGCTGGCTACTAAGAGCATTAACAAACTCTATGGAGAGCTCCAGAGGATGTGTTATCTGTCTTCAACTGCACCTGCATTAGCTAAATGAACATCAGGCTGCTTGatagaggaaaataaaatctatGCAGCCATGCTAATTGGTTACGTAATGACAGAACATGATTTTATACAGTCTTATTGATTGTCACACTACTTAATGGCCTCTTAGCCTCAGAAATTGTACTCTTAACTTGTGCTTTAATTcctgaaaatatcaataaatgcTAATTACAAATAAGTTGAAGGCATACTCAAGGTTCCGGTCTCTTGATGCATATGTAGTTGAGGCTGAAGGTTACATAACTTCAAAATAGAACTTCCTGGTTTCTCTCTATCCACTGATCCATTATGTAAGGTCAAAGAAAAATCCAGGATTGAGATTTTgtcaaccaaaataaaactaatggTACCTTGGGGTAGgtgaaggggaaaaaatcacatGACTTCACACATAAGCATTTAAGCTGCCTTTTATAGTCATTCGTCTCGCATCTAGTCGAACAGACAAGCCTGCATGACAGCTTGCACTTCATTCACATTTCATGTGCATAACTGACTTTTGGGCGCAATTACCTGTGCTTGTATTGGGTTGTGTGCATTGTATAATCACTGGTGATAAACAAATCCAGTCTGACAGTCACAGGGGAAAGAAGCTCTTCCTGTTATGCTACTGAGATGCTGCCTTCGCAACGCAACTGGTGTAGACAACATATTGATCTCAAGTAACAAATGACTTGACACCTGATTGTGATTGTGAACACCATCTATTTGAGACTAAGGGTGTTGTGATATGCCTATATTGATGTTAaccacaaaatttaaaaacaaattattaacaTCATGTTTATAATACAcatgataatattgtgtaaataatccAGTGCCTCC harbors:
- the ppm1ba gene encoding LOW QUALITY PROTEIN: protein phosphatase 1B (The sequence of the model RefSeq protein was modified relative to this genomic sequence to represent the inferred CDS: inserted 1 base in 1 codon): MGAFLDKPRTEKHNSHAEGNGLRYGLSSMQGWRVEMEDAHTAVLGLPAPGMTDWSFFAVYDGHAGSRVANYCSKHLLEHIISASLGGGGTQGSQAGSDSSSSDQSALVPPTVEAVKAGIRTGFLRIDEHMRNFSDFRNGMDRSGSTAVGILXSPDHFFFINCGDSRGVLYRNSQVCFSTLDHKPCNPRERERIQNAGGSVMIQRVNGSLAVSRALGDYDYKCVDGKGPTEQLVSPEPEVFEMVRAPEQDQFVILACDGIWDVMSNEELCEFVKSRLEVTDDLERVCNEVVDTCLHKGSRDNMSVVLVCLPNAPKVSEEAVRKDAELNKYLESRVEEMLSRPGDEGFPDLVAVMRNLSTDINMPCLPPGGGLASKRSVIEAVYNRLNPYREEDGSGAELEYHW